CCATCCCACCATTCTTTCTCCCCACGTGTCTCCGGTAGAGAATTCTGAGTGCTATGAAGAGAAAGAGGGAGCTTCTTCAACTTTGGGCAGTTAATCACCTCGACTGCCTCCAAGGAAGGAAAATCCATTGCATAGCTACAGATGTTCTTCAGTTTTGGAAGGTCCTCCAGCTTTATAGCTTTCAGTTGCATTAGCCCTTTATCTCCCACCTCTTCTTCATCAGCTGCCTTGCTTATTACTTCTTCTAGCACATCACAACTCCTTATCTCAATTGTTTCGAGACTTTCAAGATGTAGCAAACCAACGATTTTCTTTAACTTAGAACAATTGGAAATATGTATACGGTTCAGGCTTCTGAAGCATATGCGGCCCACACGAATGCAATTTAAGACTGAGAGACAATCAAATCGGAGCCATTCTAAGCTCGAAGCAGGATAATCATAATCGCTCTCCCCATCTGCACCAATCGTCGCCTCCTCCAACGTTCTGGAATCTTCAATAAAAAGTCTTTTAAGATTCCTCATTACTGTAAGACGAGATGATAGTTGGGTGGAGATAGTCCGGCCCTTGCACCCTGTCAGTTGTAGATACTGAATCATGTTCCGCATCTTGCTAGAGCCAAGTAACCTTTCAAGAGAATGCACAGTTGATATGGTGATTCCAAGATGAATTAAACGTTCCAGGCCTTCCAACTCAGTGATATTGAATCCACTGCTCCCTTCTTCCCAGTTAAAATACAAACTTCCAAATAGGTTAATGACTCTTAACTCAGGAAGTCTGGAGATTAGCCCATGAGGAATTCTTTCCAAACACAATGTACTCTCTAACTCCAACTGCCTCATCTTTACTAGATTTCCTATCTCTTCAGGCAATGATGTTATACCTGTGGCTGATAGATTGAGATATCTTAGCTCTGCCAAGTTACCGATCCCTGCCGGA
The Magnolia sinica isolate HGM2019 unplaced genomic scaffold, MsV1 ctg359, whole genome shotgun sequence genome window above contains:
- the LOC131236312 gene encoding disease resistance protein RPS2-like, producing the protein METPQCPNLLTLMLQWNHCEKIHTDFFQLMPLLRVLDLSGTSIILSELPAGIGNLAELRYLNLSATGITSLPEEIGNLVKMRQLELESTLCLERIPHGLISRLPELRVINLFGSLYFNWEEGSSGFNITELEGLERLIHLGITISTVHSLERLLGSSKMRNMIQYLQLTGCKGRTISTQLSSRLTVMRNLKRLFIEDSRTLEEATIGADGESDYDYPASSLEWLRFDCLSVLNCIRVGRICFRSLNRIHISNCSKLKKIVGLLHLESLETIEIRSCDVLEEVISKAADEEEVGDKGLMQLKAIKLEDLPKLKNICSYAMDFPSLEAVEVINCPKLKKLPLSLHSTQNSLPETRGEKEWWDGLEWEENDIKSSLLPSFKDIKKDRMANRELSYMLR